One part of the Sebastes fasciatus isolate fSebFas1 chromosome 8, fSebFas1.pri, whole genome shotgun sequence genome encodes these proteins:
- the LOC141772099 gene encoding taste receptor type 1 member 1-like produces the protein MKHFLASLCVLGTFLHALAPCTVPASEFQLDGDYLLGGLFDVHHVNAPVYHDRPEAIDCSSQPFILSSYRRFQLMRFSVEEINNSTDLLPNVSLGYDIIDHCSDAYNFPGILKLLSVSGLIQLWGEPHEHLSKVIALVGPFSSTDTLTVAPLFMVDLIPVVSYGAASSAFAEKAKYPSFLRTVHSNKDVIEVIVKIVQHFNWRWVAFLNSDDAFGKDGLELFIKRIKDTEICLAYTKGLTANTNVSLMFKQIEAQKIGIIIVFTPKLTAEDLIESAIKLNVTNKVWIAGDTWSLNKRLPKEEGIRNIGTVLGVSQPVVTIPGFSDFIYSTKSQTHCETAEQNMICNQVCNCSSLTAEEILAVDPSFSFSVYSAVYAIAHALHNALKCGDDKCNGNITVYPYMVLAELKKSNFTLLNQSIQFNEHGDPTFGSYSIVYWNHSGDAEEIGFYEFHQSVNFFINTTKIQWYTNGEVPTSLCSPECDAGFAKKQDGIHRCCFNCEICPNETYINSTEDPYRCISCKETEWSAAGSTSCSLRVVEYVPFTDSGAILIMVGAWALVGLTLAVSVLFAINYNTPIVRSAGGPMCFLILGCLSLCSLSVFFHFDKPTISFCILRFLPFLLFYTVCLACFVVRSFQIVCIFKLAAKFPKIHSWWMKYHGQWLVITVAFVIQALLLLIGYTYDPPKPYNETFWYPDKIILGCDINLMASIGPVVLLLSLCSLCFIFSYMGKDLPKNYNEAKAITFCLLLLILNWIVFATEYVLYHGKYIQTLNAVAVLFSLYSFLLFYFLPKCYIIIFQPHRNTQEYFQGLIQNYTKTISQ, from the exons atgaaacattttcttGCTTCTCTGTGTGTACTGGGAACGTTTCTACATGCCTTGGCTCCATGCACTGTCCCAGCCTCAGAGTTCCAGCTGGACGGAGATTATTTGTTAGGTGGACTTTTTGATGTCCATCATGTCAATGCTCCTGTTTATCACGATAGACCAGAAGCCATTGACTGCTCCAG TCAACCCTTCATTCTGTCAAGTTATCGGAGGTTTCAGTTGATGAGATTCTCTGTAGAGGAAATCAATAACTCCACCGACCTCCTGCCGAATGTATCTCTCGGCTATGACATAATTGACCACTGCTCAGATGCATACAATTTTCCAGGAATTTTGAAACTCCTCTCAGTCAGTGGCTTAATCCAACTTTGGGGTGAACCACACGAGCATCTGTCCAAAGTGATAGCACTGGTCGGCCCATTTTCAAGCACTGACACCCTGACTGTAGCCCCACTGTTCATGGTGGATCTCATTCCTGTG GTCAGTTATGGAGCTGCTTCCTCTGCCTTTGCAGAGAAAGCAAAATATCCCTCTTTCCTACGAACAGTGCATTCCAATAAAGACGTCATAGAAGTGATTGTTAAAATTGTTCAACACTTCAACTGGCGCTGGGTTGCTTTCCTTAACAGCGATGATGCTTTTGGCAAGGATGGCCTGGAATTGTTCATAAAGAGGATAAAGGATACTGAGATTTGCCTGGCATACACCAAAGGCCTCACTGCCAATACAAATGTCTCACTAATGTTCAAACAGATAGAGGCACAGAAGATAGGtatcattattgtttttactcCAAAATTGACTGCTGAAGATCTCATTGAATCAGCAATAAAACTAAATGTCACTAACAAGGTGTGGATAGCAGGGGACACCTGGTCTTTAAACAAGAGGCTCCCCAAAGAGGAAGGAATCAGAAATATTGGAACTGTACTTGGAGTGTCTCAGCCAGTAGTGACAATACCTGGTTTCAGTGATTTTATCTATTCTACCAAAAGCCAGACTCATTGTGAAACTGCAGAGCAAAATATGATTTGTAATCAGGTTTGCAACTGCAGCAGCCTGACTGCAGAAGAAATCCTTGCTGTGGACccatctttctctttttctgtttattCTGCTGTGTACGCCATCGCTCACGCCTTACACAATGCCTTGAAATGTGGAGATGATAAATGCAATGGCAATATCACAGTGTACCCATATATG GTTCTAGCAGAGCTGAAGAAGTCAAACTTTACACTTTTAAATCAAAGTATTCAATTCAATGAGCATGGTGACCCCACCTTCGGATCCTATTCTATAGTTTACTGGAACCACAGTGGTGATGCAGAGGAGATCGGCTTTTATGAATTTCACCAATCAGTCAATTTCTTCATCAACACCACCAAAATTCAGTGGTACACAAACGGAGAG gtGCCTACTTCACTGTGTTCCCCAGAATGTGATGCAGGATTTGCAAAAAAGCAAGATGGAATCCACAGATGCTGCTTCAATTGTGAAATCTGTCCAAATGAAACTTATATCAACAGCACAG AGGATCCCTACAGGTGCATCAGCTGTAAGGAGACAGAATGGTCTGCAGCAGGAAGTACATCATGCAGTCTGCGGGTGGTGGAGTACGTCCCATTCACAGACAGCGGGGCTATCCTGATCATGGTCGGAGCCTGGGCCTTGGTGGGCCTCACACTGGCTGTGTCCGTTCTCTTTGCCATCAACTACAACACACCTATTGTCAGATCTGCTGGCGGACCAATGTGCTTCCTAATTTTAGGCTGCCTCAGTCTGTGTAGTCTCAgtgttttctttcactttgATAAGCCAACAATCTCCTTTTGTATCTTAAGGTTCTTACCATTTCTCTTGTTCTACACCGTTTGTCTAGCCTGTTTTGTTGTGCGCTCTTTTCAGATTGTTTGCATTTTCAAATTAGCCGCAAAATTCCCCAAAATCCACAGTTGGTGGATGAAATATCACGGACAATGGCTGGTCATCACTGTGGCATTTGTTATTCAGGCACTCTTACTTCTTATTGGCTATACTTATGACCCTCCCAAGCCCTACAATGAAACATTTTGGTACCCAGACAAAATCATACTTGGTTGCGACATTAATCTCATGGCATCCATTGGTCCTGTGGTTTTACTTTTATCTTTGTGCTCCCTATGCTTTATTTTCTCCTACATGGGAAAAGACCTCCCTAAAAATTACAACGAAGCCAAAGCAATAACCTTCTGCCTGCTCCTGCTGATCCTCAACTGGATCGTCTTTGCCACCGAATACGTACTTTACCATGGCAAGTACATCCAAACTCTTAATGCTGTGGCAGTACTCTTCAGTCTGTACTCctttctgttgttttatttcctcCCAAAATGCTACATCATCATTTTTCAaccccacagaaacacacaggagTACTTCCAAGGTCTCATTCAGAATTATACCAAAACAATCAGCCAGTAG
- the LOC141771993 gene encoding taste receptor type 1 member 1-like — MRFSVEEINNSTDLLPNVSLGYEIFDHCSNTHNFPGIFKLLSVNNLIQPWGEPHKHLSGVMAVVGPYTSSQALTVAPLFMMDLIPMVSYGASSSVFARKQNFPSFLRTSLPNKDAIDMIVSIVQHFNWRWVAFLHIDDNYGKDGQELFINRIQDTEICLAFTKGLNQYTNYPQMFKQIEEQRIGVIIVFAPEWTAEALIESAIQLNVTNKVWVAGDGWSLNKKIPKKKGIRNIGTVLGVSQPVVTIPGFSDFIYSTKSQTHCETAEQTGFCNQVCNCSSLSPEDVIAADPSFNFPVYSAVYAIAHALHNVLQCVAGRCNGNITVYPHMVLAELQKSNFTLLNQSIQFDEHGDPTFGSYSIVFWNHSGDAEEIGFYKLRQSFRFFINNSKIQWHTNGEAPTSLCSPECDAGFAKKQDGIHKCCFMCEICPKGTYINSTEDPYRCINCKETEWSPAGSTSCSLRVVEYVPFTDSGAILIMVGAWALVGLTLAVSVLFAINYNTPVVRSAGGPMCFLILGCLSLCSLSVFFYFDKPTISFCILRFLPFLLFYTVCLACFVVRSFQIVCIFKLAAKFPKIHSWWMKYHGQWLVITVAFVIQALLLLIGYTYAPLKPHNETFWYPDKIILRCDINLKASSAPVVFLLSLCSLCFIFSYMGKDLPKNYNEAKAITFCLLLLILTWVIFATQYLLYHGKYVQTLNALAVLFSLYSFLLFYFLPKCYIIIFQSYKNTQEYFQGLIQNYTKTISQ, encoded by the exons ATGAGATTCTCTGTGGAGGAAATCAATAACTCCACCGACCTCCTGCCAAATGTATCTCTCGGCTATGAGATATTTGACCACTGCTCAAATACACACAATTTTCCAGGCATTTTCAAACTCCTCTCAGTCAACAACTTGATCCAACCTTGGGGTGAACCACACAAGCATCTGTCCGGAGTGATGGCTGTGGTCGGCCCTTATACCAGCAGTCAGGCCCTGACTGTAGCCCCACTGTTCATGATGGACCTCATTCCTATG GTCAGCTACGGAGCTTCTAGTTCTGTCTTTGCAAGAAAACAGAATTTTCCCTCTTTCCTACGAACGTCGCTTCCCAATAAAGACGCCATAGACATGATTGTTAGCATTGTGCAGCACTTCAACTGGCGCTGGGTTGCTTTCCTTCACATTGATGATAATTACGGCAAAGATGGCCAGGAACTGTTCATAAATAGGATTCAAGACACTGAGATCTGCCTGGCGTTCACCAAAGGCCTCAACCAATATACAAATTACCCCCAAATGTTCAAACAGATAGAGGAACAGAGGATAGGTGTCATTATTGTTTTTGCTCCTGAATGGACTGCTGAAGCTCTCATTGAGTCAGCAATACAACTAAATGTCACTAACAAGGTGTGGGTAGCAGGGGATGGATGGTCCTTAAACAAGAAGATCCCCAAGAAGAAAGGAATCAGAAATATTGGAACTGTACTTGGAGTGTCTCAGCCAGTAGTGACAATACCTGGTTTCAGTGACTTTATCTATTCTACAAAAAGCCAGACTCACTGTGAAACTGCAGAACAAACTGGGTTTTGTAATCAGGTTTGCAACTGCAGCAGCCTGAGTCCAGAAGATGTCATCGCTGCAGACCCATCTTTTAATTTTCCTGTTTATTCTGCTGTCTACGCCATCGCTCACGCCTTACACAATGTCTTGCAATGTGTCGCTGGCAGATGTAATGGCAACATTACAGTGTACCCACACATG GTTCTAGCAGAGCTGCAGAAGTCAAACTTTACTCTTTTAAACCAGAGTATTCAGTTTGATGAGCATGGTGACCCCACATTCGGATCCTATTCTATAGTTTTCTGGAACCACAGTGGTGACGCAGAGGAGATCGGCTTTTATAAATTACGCCAATCGTTCCGTTTCTTCATCAACAACAGCAAAATTCAGTGGCACACAAACGGAGAA GCGCCTACTTCATTGTGTTCCCCAGAATGTGATGCAGGATTTGCAAAAAAGCAAGATGGAATCCACAAATGCTGCTTCATGTGTGAAATCTGTCCGAAGGGAACTTATATCAACAGTACAG AGGACCCCTACAGGTGCATCAACTGTAAGGAGACAGAATGGTCTCCAGCAGGAAGTACATCATGCAGTCTGCGGGTGGTGGAGTACGTCCCATTCACAGACAGCGGGGCTATCCTGATCATGGTCGGAGCCTGGGCCTTGGTGGGCCTCACACTGGCTGTATCCGTTCTCTTTGCCATCAACTACAACACACCTGTTGTCAGATCTGCTGGCGGACCAATGTGCTTCCTAATTTTAGGCTGCCTCAGTCTATGTAGTCTCagtgttttcttttactttgaTAAGCCAACAATCTCCTTTTGTATCTTAAGGTTCTTACCATTTCTCTTGTTCTACACCGTTTGTCTAGCATGTTTTGTTGTGCGCTCTTTTCAGATTGTTTGCATTTTCAAATTAGCCGCAAAATTCCCCAAAATCCACAGTTGGTGGATGAAATATCACGGACAATGGCTGGTCATCACTGTGGCATTTGTTATTCAGGCACTCTTACTTCTTATTGGCTATACTTACGCCCCCCTGAAACCCCACAATGAAACATTTTGGTACCCAGACAAAATCATACTTCGTTGCGACATTAATCTCAAAGCATCCTCTGCTCCTGTggtttttcttttatctttgtGCTCCCTATGCTTTATATTCTCCTACATGGGAAAAGACCTCCCTAAAAATTACAATGAGGCCAAAGCAATAACCTTCTGCCTGCTCCTGCTGATCCTCACCTGGGTCATCTTTGCCACCCAATACCTACTTTACCATGGCAAGTACGTCCAAACTCTTAACGCTCTGGCAGTGCTCTTCAGTCTCTACTCctttctgttgttttatttcctcCCAAAATGCTACATCATCATTTTTCAAtcgtacaaaaacacacaggagtaCTTCCAAGGTCTTATTCAGAATTATACCAAAACAATCAGCCAGTAG